The Athalia rosae chromosome 7, iyAthRosa1.1, whole genome shotgun sequence genome window below encodes:
- the LOC125501901 gene encoding zinc finger MYM-type protein 1-like — MNRNVEEEDEASSNCENYSHATKIVHPKDIALWPQIITPEMQRQFLIEKPSSVHGSLVTSKTTCQEGSKTVTRSLTEKHENSRDHMLAVGTFVTRSSAVGRIDTDLEHQYQNEKKYWREVLKRIIATIKYLAKHGLAFRGSNQSLFTAGNGNYLGALEYLSEFDGFLANHLEKYSGKGKGSISYLSATVCDEFIMVIQDEVKSKLINEVKSAKYFSIIVDSTPDASHVDQLTIVLRYVLPDGKSVERFFGFIPIFSHTGQYLETVLINALVNMSIDIRNCRGQSFDNASNMSGKYNGLQAKIKNHSNTAEFVPCSSRSLNLIGNSAADCCLDATKYFDSVQHIYVFLSAPTQRWNRLEENFKNSQTTHLTVKKICDTRWSARADAIKALQKGHHEIHMTLDQLSVDISQKKSVQLEAKELSKKIDTLESFLLTLIWDKILSRFNATSESLQNPHLCLHIATDFIKGIREDFDDIERQAISLSKIKMYEKDIRRTRHRTSFADESHTSEVVSYRSINDKFKIFFVDVPSLDLKKVGTLTRDLKEFYKSDIASEEFDEEVYQFLDLASKNDMRTPQDFYEFIIEEQISSTFPNVEIILRIYLTLPVSNATGDRSFSVLKRVKNYLRSTLSQEKVSSLALLCIEKDVFNGIDYEDIINTFAQKKCRKVPL; from the exons ATGAACCGAAAtgtggaagaagaagatgaagctTCATCAAACTGTGAAAATTATAGTCATGCAACGAAAATCGTTCACCCCAAAGATATAGCGCTGTGGCCACAAATTATAACACCCGAAATGCAAAGGCAATTTCTGATAGAGAAACCGTCGTCTGTTCATGGTAGTTTGGTCACATCAAAAACTACATGCCAGGAAGGATCGAAAACAGTTACCAGATCACTTACTGAGAAG CACGAGAACAGCAGGGACCACATGTTAGCAGTAGGAACTTTTGTTACTAGATCTTCAGCTGTAGGGCGCATTGACACAGATTTAGAACACCAATATcagaacgagaagaaatatTGGAGAGAAGTATTAAAACGAATCATAGCTACCATAAAATATTTAGCCAAACATGGGCTGGCATTCCGAGGGTCTAACCAATCACTTTTTACTGCTGGCAATGGTAATTACTTGGGAGCGTTAGAGTATTTGAGTGAGTTTGATGGATTCTTAGCCAATCATTTAGAGAAATATtcaggaaaaggaaaaggctCGATTAGCTATCTATCTGCTACCGTATGCGATGAGTTTATCATGGTTATACAGGATGAGGTAAAATCTAAATTGATAAACGAGGTTAAAtcagcaaaatatttttctataattgTTGATAGCACCCCTGATGCAAGCCATGTAGATCAGTTAACTATTGTGCTTCGATATGTATTGCCAGACGGTAAATCGGTTGAAAGGTTCTTCGGGTTTATTCCGATTTTCTCCCACACTGGTCAATATTTAGAGACCGTGTTGATTAACGCATTAGTCAACATGAGTATCGATATTCGGAATTGTCGTGGACAGAGTTTTGATAACGCAAGCAATATGTCTGGGAAATATAATGGCTTACAagctaaaattaaaaatcacagCAACACTGCGGAATTTGTACCTTGCTCCAGTCGTTCGTTAAACTTAATTGGGAATTCTGCGGCAGATTGTTGTCTCGATGCGACAAAATATTTTGATTCAGTTCAACATATTTACGTCTTCTTATCAGCGCCAACACAACGCTGGAATagattggaagaaaatttcaaaaattctcaaactaCTCATCTAACGGTTAAAAAGATTTGTGATACGAGATGGTCAGCTAGAGCTGATGCTATAAAAGCTTTACAAAAGGGTCATCACGAAATACATATGACATTGGATCAACTAAGTGTTGACATTTCCCAAAAGAAGAGTGTGCAATTAGAAGCAAAGGAATTgtctaaaaaaattgacacgCTAGAATCTTTTCTTCTCACATTGATATGGGATAAAATATTGAGTCGATTTAATGCTACCAGTGAGTCACTGCAGAATCCGCACTTATGTCTCCATATTGCGACAGACTTTATAAAAGGTATCAGAGAAGATTTCGATGATATTGAAAGACAAGCCATCAGTTTATCAAAGATCAAGATGTATGAGAAGGACATTCGAAGGACTAGACACAGAACGTCATTTGCTGATGAGTCACATACCAGCGAAGTTGTTAGTTATCGTTCAATTAATGAcaagttcaaaattttcttcgtcgatgTTCCTTCTTTGGATTTGAAAAAGGTCGGGACACTCACTAGAGATCTAAAAGAGTTTTATAAAAGTGATATCGCCAGCGAGGAATTTGATGAAGAAGTTTATCAGTTTCTGGACTTGGCTTCCAAAAATGACATGAGAACACCACAAGATTTTTATGAGTTCATCATCGAAGAGCAAATCTCTTCAACTTTTccgaatgttgaaattatattaaGGATATATCTCACACTTCCAGTGAGTAATGCTACTGGCGACCGTAGCTTTTCTGTTCTAAAACGGGTGAAAAACTATCTTCGCAGTACTTTGTCGCAGGAAAAAGTGAGCTCTTTAGCGCTTTTATGCATCGAAAAAGATGTGTTCAATGGTATTGATTATGAGGATATCATAAATACTTTTGCACagaaaaaatgcagaaaagtTCCTCTGTAA
- the LOC125501902 gene encoding ATP-dependent DNA helicase pif1-like, with product MAIPSAAAAEPKRSGREIYNEALIMIEDICILISNMPLIHFGMPAPNRPAVDIINSDVQREHQFDKTSLATFVANNEQLLTAEQRNVYDQIKGVPAPSPNSEMSLETIAAHLVLTTPTTLISEQLVCPIFDGSGGDDLKTQHKKFGALQSFRVICCFIEELFDICDCVTRTPHNYGKISGGGGRWDSLNVSIAAQQGGFFFLDAPGGTGKTFLISLILARIRSQNHIALAIASSGIAATLLDGGRTAHSALKLPLNVHTNPEAMCNIKKHSGMAEVLRKCKIIIWDECTMAHKHSLEALDRSLKDIKDNTRLFGGALLLLSGDFRQTLPVIPRATYADEVNACLKESYLWRSVSKLSLTINMRVQLQNDPLASGFSEQLLDIGNGKIQLYEDTQFIKFPENFCNMVATKDELINSIFPDLRYNYTNHEWLRERAILAAKNLDVDAINFKIQQSLPGNEITFKSIDTVVDPDEVVNYPVEFLNSLDLPGMPPHNLRLKIGSPIILLRNLNAPRLCNGTRLVIKKIMGNIIEANILSGKFQGEIVLLPRIPMIPSDSPIPFKRLQFPIRLAYAMTINKSQGQTMTFCGLDLENPCFSHGQLYVACSRVGKPSSLFVYTPHGLTKNIVHPMALR from the exons ATGGCAATACCAAGCGCTGCAGCGGCAGAACCAAAGAGGAGTGGGCGAG AAATATACAATGAGGCTTTAATTATGATTGAGGATATTTGTATTCTTATTTCAAACATGCCACTCATCCATTTTGGCATGCCGGCGCCGAACCGCCCAGCAGTAGATATCATCAACAGTGATGTTCAACGTGAACACCAGTTTGATAAGACTTCGTTGGCTACTTTTGTTGCTAATAATGAACAATTGCTTACAGCTGAACAACGAAATGTATATGATCAAATTAAGGGTGTCCCAGCGCCGAGCCCGAACTCCGAAATGAGTTTAGAAACGATCGCAGCACACCTGGTGCTCACCACGCCAACCACGTTGATTTCAGAGCAGTTAGTATGCCCAATATTCGATGG CTCCGGAGGTGATGATTTGAAAACTCAGCACAAAAAATTCGGAGCTCTCCAGAG TTTCAGAGTGATCTGTTGTTTTATCGAGGAGTTATTTGATATATGCGATTGCGTTACACGGACGCCACATAACTATGGAAAAATAAGCGGTGGTGGGGGTCGCTGGGACAGCCTTAACGTATCAATTGCAGCACAACAAggtggattcttttttttggatgCACCAGGTGGCACTGGTAAAACCTTTCTCATCTCACTGATACTTGCGCGCATTCGATCACAAAATCATATTGCATTGGCCATTGCTTCATCAGGCATTGCAGCGACGTTACTTGATGGTGGACGGACTGCGCATTCAGCACTTAAGTTACCTTTGAATGTTCATACAAATCCCGAAGCAATGTGTAACATAAAGAAGCATTCCGGCATGGCTGAAGTTTTGAGAAAatgcaaaattattatttgggATGAATGTACAATGGCCCACAAGCATTCGCTTGAAGCTCTCGACAGGTCCCTGAAGGATATCAAAGATAATACTAGGCTTTTCGGTGGTGCTCTACTGCTACTGTCTGGTGATTTCAGGCAAACATTGCCAGTAATTCCACGTGCGACATATGCAGACGAAGTAAACGCATGTTTGAAGGAATCATATCTATGGCGGAGTGTCAGTAAATTGAGCCTTACTATCAATATGCGCGTTCAACTACAAAATGATCCATTAGCGTCAGGATTCTCTGAACAATTGTTAGACATTGGCAACGGTAAAATTCAACTGTATGAAGATAcccaatttattaaatttccaGAGAACTTTTGCAACATGGTGGCTACCAAAgatgaattaataaatagTATCTTTCCAGATTTAAGATATAACTATACTAATCATGAATGGCTACGAGAGCGAGCTATTTTAGCTGCAAAAAATTTAGATGTAGACGCCatcaattttaaaatacaACAGTCATTGCCTGGTAATGAAATTACATTTAAATCAATTGACACCGTTGTTGATCCTGACGAAGTGGTCAACTATCCagtagaatttttgaattctttagATTTACCTGGAATGCCACCACATAATTTGCGACTGAAGATTGGCTCACCTATAATTTTGCTTCGTAATTTAAATGCCCCGAGATTGTGTAATGGCACGCGattagttataaaaaaaatcatgggcAACATTATTGAAGCGAATATTTTATCTGGAAAATTCCAAGGTGAAATTGTACTTTTACCGCGGATCCCAATGATTCCTTCAGATTCACCTATACCATTTAAACGCTTACAATTTCCGATCCGTTTGGCATATGCTATGACTATTAATAAGTCACAAGGTCAAACGATGACATTTTGTGGCTTAGATTTAGAAAATCCGTGTTTTTCTCACGGCCAATTGTACGTTGCGTGTTCCAGAGTTGGAAAACCATcgagtttgtttgtttatacTCCTCATGGACTAACtaaaaatattgtacatcCAATGGCATTACGCTAA
- the LOC125501903 gene encoding uncharacterized protein LOC125501903, whose amino-acid sequence MDETRRGRVIGLWESGVSVSAIAAEVDISLSTAKRWIEKFRVGGIAGLQNHRRGNGAARQTTAVEDQAIVAQVRADPFQAATIVCLTVGVAASPWIVRARLKEAGLKCRRAAKMMDLTNRH is encoded by the exons ATGGACGAAACCAGGCGTGGACGGGTGATAGGACTCTGGGAGTCCGGTGTATCAGTTTCAGCGATAGCAG CCGAAGTAGATATCAGCCTCTCTACAGCAAAGCGCTGGATCGAGAAGTTCAGAGTAGGTGGCATCGCGGGACTGCAGAACCACCGAAGAGGCAATGGTGCTGCTCGGCAAACAACAGCTGTCGAGGATCAA gcCATTGTAGCACAGGTGAGGGCTGATCCTTTTCAGGCAGCAACCATTGTCTGTCTCACCGTGGGAGTCGCTGCCAGCCCCTGGATCGTCCGAGCCCGACTGAAGGAAGCAGGATTGAAGTGCAGGAGAGCGGCAAAGATGATGGACCTCACCAACAGACATTGA